A region from the Sulfitobacter sp. D7 genome encodes:
- a CDS encoding tyrosine-type recombinase/integrase — translation MSGFEVVTCEVEHQGMVRTVKMIRDGDTLAPYFPASIWLMNEYYRKPRGYDQLAHQVANFLNFAKSKGIEPLQVDAFFLEAYLDKHLFQEKRLEATTVEHYHGFIAKFYRAMEHLGFIEKAIEVSEYINHSLQEEVNLAAGTKNSLDPFGLYAKYLSYKDFETLSGYVVKKNARLRRRDELILRVAYETGCRGAEIVDPDNFSIPRIRSELKKAESSQRNEFLYAIIGKGRGSGKVRKIAFPTALAKDILRYVNTFHVSGDIAFGSARDIRLSTSYPSKIYKSCKDAILLNGNANTPNLDMWIRHSRTRTFHGLRHTYATNLANRLRALNENYEQLRERLGHESLDTTNIYINFEILLHGNAEEQNAKMVDQTSDASQVRYVTEEFE, via the coding sequence ATGAGCGGATTTGAGGTTGTCACTTGCGAAGTCGAACACCAAGGCATGGTGAGAACCGTCAAGATGATCCGAGACGGTGATACGCTCGCACCCTACTTCCCTGCGTCTATCTGGCTCATGAATGAATACTACCGGAAGCCGAGAGGCTATGATCAACTGGCTCACCAAGTCGCAAATTTCCTGAACTTTGCCAAAAGCAAAGGGATAGAGCCTCTCCAAGTCGATGCGTTCTTTCTCGAAGCATACTTAGACAAACATCTCTTTCAAGAGAAGCGATTAGAAGCGACTACCGTTGAACACTATCACGGGTTCATCGCAAAGTTCTATAGGGCGATGGAGCATCTGGGGTTCATTGAGAAGGCTATAGAGGTATCGGAATACATAAATCATAGTCTGCAAGAGGAAGTGAATCTGGCGGCCGGAACAAAGAATTCACTCGATCCGTTTGGCCTTTACGCGAAATACCTTTCCTATAAAGACTTCGAAACCCTCTCTGGTTACGTTGTTAAAAAGAACGCGAGGCTAAGAAGGCGAGATGAACTCATACTTCGCGTAGCCTACGAGACCGGTTGCCGCGGCGCTGAAATCGTTGATCCCGACAACTTCAGTATTCCAAGAATTAGGAGTGAGCTGAAGAAAGCTGAAAGCAGCCAGAGAAACGAATTTTTATACGCAATCATTGGTAAGGGGCGGGGTTCCGGAAAGGTACGGAAGATTGCTTTCCCAACTGCCTTGGCGAAGGATATCCTCCGCTATGTTAATACCTTTCATGTGTCGGGCGATATTGCGTTTGGGTCGGCGCGCGACATAAGATTAAGCACGTCATATCCGTCAAAAATTTATAAGTCTTGCAAGGACGCCATACTATTGAATGGGAATGCGAACACTCCCAATCTCGATATGTGGATACGGCATAGCCGGACACGGACATTCCACGGATTGAGACATACCTACGCGACTAACCTTGCGAATAGGCTTCGCGCTTTGAACGAAAACTATGAGCAGCTTAGAGAGAGGTTAGGGCATGAAAGTCTCGACACCACGAATATATACATCAACTTCGAAATCCTTCTCCATGGCAACGCTGAAGAACAGAATGCCAAAATGGTCGATCAAACATCTGATGCCAGCCAAGTCCGCTACGTGACGGAGGAGTTTGAATGA